The genomic DNA CCGGTACCAGGGTCTGCGGAGGCTGAAGCCCGGCCGGACAGGGGTTCCGACAGGCCCTCCCTTCTCGGCCAGGGCGCACCCACACTGGAGAAATGACGATCTCGGCGAGCACCGACCCGACGATCGAACAAGAACAACAGAAGGAGCACACATGCGCGGAGTAGTCATGCACGGACCCGGTGATGTCCGGGTTGAAGAACGTGAGAAGCCGACGATCACCAGGCCGACGGATGCCGTCATCAAGATCGCCGCAACCTGCATCTGCGGGTCCGACCTCTGGCCCTACCGCGGTGCTGACGCCGTCGACGCGACGCCGATGGGGCACGAGTACGTCGGAGTCGTCGAGGAGGTCGGCGCGGAGGTGAAGAACGTGAAGGTCGGCGATTTCGTCGTGGGGTCGTTCATGGCATCCGACAACACGTGTGAGATCTGCCAGGCGGGCTACCAGTCCCGTTGCGTACATGTCGTGCCGATGGGGAAGTACGGGACGCAGGCCGAGTACACCCTCGTTCCGCACGCCGACGGCACGCTCGTCGCGACGCCCGGTCAGCCCGATGCCGATCTGATCCCGGCGCTGCTCGCGGCATCCGATGTGCTCGGCACAGGCTGGTTCGCCGCCGTCGCGGCCGAGGCCGGTCCCGGCAAGACCGTCGCCGTCGTGGGTGACGGAGCGGTCGGGCTGCTCGGCGTCCTCGCGGCCAAACAGCTCGGCGCCGAGCGCATCATCGCCATGAGCCGTCACGACGACCGCCAGGAGCTGGCGCGGACGTTCGGGGCCACGGACATCGTCGAAGAGCGCGGAGACGAGGGCGTCGCGAGGATCAAAGAGCTCACGAACGGGCTCGGCGCCCACTCGGTGATAGAGGCCGTCGGTACGCAGGAGTCGATGATGCAGGCCATCCGTTCGACCCGCGCCGGCGGACATGTCGGATACGTGGGCGTCGCGCACGAGGTCGCTCTGCCGGGCGAGGAGTTGTTCTTCTCCGGCGTGCACCTGCATGGTGGTCCCGCGCCGGTGCGGCGGTTCCTGCCGGAACTTATTCAGCTCATCTGGGATCGGAAGATCGACCCTGGCACCGTGTTCGACCTGACGTTGCCGCTCGCGGACGCAGCCGAGGGCTATCGGGCCATGGACGAGCGTCGAGCCACGAAGGTGCTGCTCACGGTGTGACCTGGAGTGCTCGCCACCGCCGGTAGCCTCGCATCATGAGGAACTTCCTGAGTGTCGATGAGCTGACTGCTCTGTTCGCCCAGGGCGCCCCGGTGCGCCTGATCGATGTGCGCTGGCGGTTGGATCGGCCGGACGGCCGCGCCGACTATCTCGCCGGGCACATCCCCGGTGCGGTCTATGTTCCCCTCGACACCGAGCTCTCCACACACGGCCGGGCGGACGAGGGGCGGCATCCGCTGCCGTCGACCGCGACGTTGCAGGAGGCGGCACGCCGTTGGGGCGTCCGCGAAGGCGATGTCGTCGTCGCGTACGACGATGCGAAGGGAATCTCCGCGGCCCGCGCGTGGTGGCTGCTCCGTCAGGCCGGGGTCGATGTGCGGGTGCTCGACGGCGGCCTTGGTGCCTGGACGGCGGCGGGGCACGGACTCACCACAGACGATGTGACCCCAGCCCTCGGAGACGTCGTCCTCGACGAGATCGGCGCGGACGCCCTCTCGATCGATGAGGCCGCCGCGTTCCCTGCATCCGGCGTGCTCCTCGACGTGCGCGCCCCGGAACGCTACCGCGGTGAGACCGAGCCGCTCGACCCGGTCGCCGGACACATCCCGGGCGCGCTGAACCTGCCGACGCTGCGTCATCTGGATGCCGATGGCACGATCCTCGACCCCGACAGCATCCGTGCGACCATCGCAGAGCTCGGCGTGACCGCGGGCACCCCGGTGGCCGCCTACTGCGGTTCCGGCGTCACTGCCGCGCACACGGCAATGGTCCTCGCCGAAGCCGGTGTCGACGCGAAGGTGTTCCCCGGCTCGTGGAGTCAGTGGTCGAACACGTCTGGTCGCCCCGTCGCGATCGGGTCGGAACCGGGCTGAGCGGCCGGGCTCATTCCCGCGGGCCGTACCCCCAGCGCAGCTCTACCGCTCCCGGTCCGAACGCGCGATGCACCAGATGAACCGCGCGCCCGTGCTTCACGGACACCGGAGTGATGACCGACCCTTCCGGCGTCTCCACTCGTTCCTCGCACCAGTCGGGCAGCGCATCAGGGTGGAACCGGATCCACAGCACAAGCTCGCGGCACTGCCTGCTGACGGCGTAGCCGGACTCGCGGGTCGGCGGATAACCCTGCGGATAGGAGATCGACCACTCGACCATCGTGGTGTCGGGCGCCGTGAGCGGCGCGTCCAGGTCGAAGCGCCCGCCGTGCACCTCGCCGTTCGGGTGCGAGTAGAGCGCGTTGAGGCGCCCACCCGCCACAGCGGTGAAGGTCGGAGCCGGCGCGTCGATGCCCGGCGTCATCTCCAGAAAGGGGATCGCATCGACGGTGCCGGTGGTCGCCTGCACGATGCTCCGGATGCTGCACAGCGCGACGTTCCCGTCGGGTCCGACGTCGGTGACGGAATGGGTGGTGACTTCGCGAGACGTGCTCGGGTAGGGGACCCCGAGCGCGGCGTACGCATCCGTCACCGCTCGTTCGATGTCGTTGGCATCCAGCGGAAAGTGGGCAGATCCCACCGGACCCGTCCGGTGGCTGCGTCCGAGCAGACGGGTGAGCGCGCCGACTTCGAGGTCGAGCAGTGACTCGATGTCGGTCAGCGCGGCCACGGACTGCGCGCCTTCCGGGCGCCGGGCGCCGGAACGCCAATAGCTCAGCGTTGCCATCGAGACGGTGTTGCCACGTTCTCTGAGCCGCTCGTGCAGCCAGGCCAGCGTGACTCTGCGGGCGTTGATGGCGTCGCGCAGCGCCGGTGCGATCTGCGCCGATTCCGGGTCGTGCTGATCCTCTTCGATCTTCATCACAGACCCCCTCCGGTATGTGAAGAACTCCCGTTTACAGTGAGCATACGACCGTACGGGCGTCTCAAGGGGAGGAGGCGCTGATGTGGGGTCAACAGGCGGTATCCGACGTAGGTAGGGGCCCGACCCTGCGCAGGGATTCAGCCTGACGCAGCGGACACCCACGCTGCGAAACTGAATGAGGCCCGGCGGCGATTCTGGGGAGACCCGCCGGGCCTCATCATGTGCCGCCTCGAGTCTGCGTGTTGCCGCGTGGGCGCCCCGGGCACGGCGATCCGGCCGCGAACGCCCGCGTAGACTGGGAGGAACACCCCGGAGGACTCTGGATCGTCATGTCTGCCCCTGCTCGCACGTTCACGGTACGCAACGTACAGCTGATTCGTGCACTGTTCGCGGCGGCTGCGGCCGTGATGATCACCTTCTCGCCGGACCACTCGGCGGCCGTCGGGCTGTCGGTCTTCAGCGGCTTCGCCTTCGTCAGCGCGTTCGTCCTCGTGCTCGCCGCCTGGCTCGTCCTTCCTGCGGGTTCCCGCTGGTCGTACCTGCTGCTGGCGGCACTCGGTTTCGCGGCCGGAATGGTCAGCGGGATCCCACCGTGGCGCAATGACGATCTGTTCTTCGGCGTCGTCTGCACGTGGGCGCTGGTCTCCGGTGGCGTCGAGCTGCTCGCCGGCATCCGTGCCCGCCGCTCCGACGACCCGACTGCCCGTGACGCCATCGCGGTCGGCGCCTTCGGCGTCCTGCTCGGCATTCTGCTCCTGCTGATCCCGGCCGGCCTCGTGCAGGAGTACTCGATCGAGAGCGCCGGCACATTCGAACTCACCGGGATCATCCTCGGCGTCGGGATGTTCGGCGCCTATGCGGCGATCGTCGCGGTGTTCCTCGGCATCGCCGGGCTCACGCCCCGAGCCAAGGCCGCAGCAGAGGATGCCGGAATCACCGAACCCGACCAGAGCGCGGCGCCGGAAGCGGCGGACCGCGGAGGAGAGCGATGAGCGACGAGAAACCGACCCGTCGGGACATCCTGCGACCGCTGCACCTGCTCGGCATCGCGCTCGTCTGCGGTGTCTTCGCGATGGTCGTGACGCTGGTTTCGACCGGTGCCTTCACCGCGCGGGTGAACGCGGCGATCGCCGCCGGCACCTATGAAGGGCTGACGCCCATCGCGCTGGGACTCGTCGTCGGCGGTGGCGCGTTCATCGCCACCCTGCTGATCCTGGCCATGCTGATCCTCGCCGTGGATCCCGCCGACGTCACCAAGAGGGTCGATCGCCCGGTGCTCTTCGACAAGGAGCCGGCCGATGACGCGGATGACGTGAATCCTGGGGGCGCTCCGCGCGCGTAGTCTTCCGCGACGCCGCAGCCGCGCCTGCGCGTGGGCCTGCGGGGTCGAAAGCGCACGGGCGGAGGTCGATTCGGATGCTTTTCCGACCACCCACCGGTGATGGAGATGGATCACGCCGGCTCAAGCGTGCCTGAACCGGCGTAATCCATCCCGCAGAGCGGAAACCTACTGCGCGAGACGCTCCGCGATACCGATGTAGGTCGCGGGAGTGAGGGCGAGCAGACGCTGCTTCGCCGCATCCCCGATCTCCAGGCCCTCGACGAACTCGGCCAGCTCCGGCCCGCCGACGCGGTGACCGCGGGTGAGCTCCTTCAGCAGCGCGTACGGGTCGCTGATCGTGGAGCGGCCGGCGACGACCTCGGCACGGATGACGGTCTGGATCGCCTCGGCGAGCACTTCCCAGTTCACGTCGAGGTCGGCGAGCAGCACATCGCGCGCCAGTGAGATCTCGTTCAGGCCGCGGCGCAGATTGTCGAGAGCGAGCAGCGAGTGCCCGAAAGCGACGCCGATGTTGCGCTGCGTCGTCGAGTCGGTGAGGTCCCGCTGCAGGCGGCTGGTGACGAGCGTCTGCGACAGCGAGCCGAG from Microbacterium sp. LWO13-1.2 includes the following:
- a CDS encoding sulfurtransferase — its product is MRNFLSVDELTALFAQGAPVRLIDVRWRLDRPDGRADYLAGHIPGAVYVPLDTELSTHGRADEGRHPLPSTATLQEAARRWGVREGDVVVAYDDAKGISAARAWWLLRQAGVDVRVLDGGLGAWTAAGHGLTTDDVTPALGDVVLDEIGADALSIDEAAAFPASGVLLDVRAPERYRGETEPLDPVAGHIPGALNLPTLRHLDADGTILDPDSIRATIAELGVTAGTPVAAYCGSGVTAAHTAMVLAEAGVDAKVFPGSWSQWSNTSGRPVAIGSEPG
- a CDS encoding acyl-CoA synthetase, yielding MSAPARTFTVRNVQLIRALFAAAAAVMITFSPDHSAAVGLSVFSGFAFVSAFVLVLAAWLVLPAGSRWSYLLLAALGFAAGMVSGIPPWRNDDLFFGVVCTWALVSGGVELLAGIRARRSDDPTARDAIAVGAFGVLLGILLLLIPAGLVQEYSIESAGTFELTGIILGVGMFGAYAAIVAVFLGIAGLTPRAKAAAEDAGITEPDQSAAPEAADRGGER
- a CDS encoding zinc-dependent alcohol dehydrogenase family protein; the protein is MRGVVMHGPGDVRVEEREKPTITRPTDAVIKIAATCICGSDLWPYRGADAVDATPMGHEYVGVVEEVGAEVKNVKVGDFVVGSFMASDNTCEICQAGYQSRCVHVVPMGKYGTQAEYTLVPHADGTLVATPGQPDADLIPALLAASDVLGTGWFAAVAAEAGPGKTVAVVGDGAVGLLGVLAAKQLGAERIIAMSRHDDRQELARTFGATDIVEERGDEGVARIKELTNGLGAHSVIEAVGTQESMMQAIRSTRAGGHVGYVGVAHEVALPGEELFFSGVHLHGGPAPVRRFLPELIQLIWDRKIDPGTVFDLTLPLADAAEGYRAMDERRATKVLLTV